In Chitinophaga sp. H8, the sequence GGGAACATCAGGGCAATAAGGCCGTGCGAAAAGGAGCGTGGAAAATCGTTTCCAGTTATCCGGAAAATAAATGGCGGTTGTTCAATATGAATACGGACCGGACAGAGTTGCATGATCTGGCAGAAAAACAGCCCGGTAAACTGCAGGAGTTGATTGCATTATTTGATAATTGGGCAGTAAAGTCAGGAGTAGAAAAATGGCCGGATATTAACAGGCATTGATAGGATAACGGGCTGGCGAAAGGGTATTATTTAATCAACATAAACACCACGGCGAGTGTGAGGTATTCTCTTTTTTGCCGCATCACCTGCATTACCCGGGCTACATAGCCTTCGGCGGTACGGACAGATACGCCGAGTTCTACGGCTACTTCTTCCAGCGGACGGTCCAGCAGTTTATGCTGCAGGAAAACAATGCGGTGTTTTTCCGGAAGTTCACCAGCCAGCTTGCTCAGCATTTCCAGCAGGAATTTATTATCTATATCAAATGCAGGCGCTTGTTGAGGAGTGGTGGAGTGCAGGGTAGTAGTTTGTTCCTTTTTGCGTTGCAGATTGGCCATATGCCGGTATACGGCATATCTTACCATAGCTGCCAGATAAAAGGGCAATGATATGATGGTAAGATCCGCTCTTTTATGCCACAGGTTCAGGAATACCTGCTGTACAATTTCTTCCGCGTCCTGCGCTGACTGCAGACGCTTGTGGGCCATAAAATAGAGTCGCTCCCAATACTTGTTGTAGATGTCGGCAAAAGCAGTTTCATCTCCATCTTTCAACAATGCTAGTAGTGATATATCACTGGATTCTTCCATAATTCAGACAGTGTTGATACTGCAACGGTATAAAATTACACAAAAGTGCCTGATTCATTACTATATGCACTGTAATACTTACGCAGATACCTGTACATAGTTATCGCATCGGCGGAGGTACATAAAAAAAGCTGCCCGGATTTCTGCGGGCAGCTTTTTTTATGTGCTTCAATAATAGATTAGTCTACAATGATTTCGTCTACAAACAACCATGCAGGACTGCCTGCACCGGGAGCGCCGGCCGGAATTTTACCATTGTTTTCAGCCACTACTTTTACATAACGGCCTCTCACGTTGTCCAGTTTTCCACGCACCTGGTTAATCCCATTTTTATCAAAAGTATTTTGTTTATATACTTCCTTAAATGTTTTGCCATCATCGGATACGAAGAAGGTAACCTGCCTGGGAGGGTAGATCCAGTCTCCTTTAGCGCTCAGGGTATTCAGGCCCAGCAGGTGAATATCCTGTATGCTGTCCAGCGCAATGGTAGCCGTCATATTACCACCATTATATCCCAACCATTGGTTGTCACTGAATTTCTCCGCTCCTTCAATACCATTTACCAGGGCTTCGCTGCCAGGGTTGTAGTTTTGGCTGGGAGGGGTGGCCAGGGTTACTTTTTTGCCCAGTGCATGGTGAAATAAAAACGTTTGTACGTACTCGTTGCCAAACCGTTTATCCTCCTGATATACTGCTGCACGGATATCACCTGTTTGCTGTACAGGGATCGGTGTCATGTAGGGCGTGGATTTGGGGGTAGGGGCACTGCCATCTGTTGTATATACTATTTTCCCGCCATCCAGTTTGGTATCCAGCTTCAGCAGTACACCACTGCTGCTGTCTGTGATTATTTCTCCTCTTACTTCAAATACATGTTTGGCGTAATTCACGTTTTTCATATCCAGGCGGTGTACATGTACTTTCAGCCTTTCGAGGAAATTGTCGTAGTCCCTTTTATCTTTCGGACTCCACACTACTTCTGCCAGTGCTACTGCCCTTGGGTATACCATGTATTCTGCATAGTCGGCATTATCTATATATTCTGTCCACAGATTACCTTGCGCTCCTTTGATATATTGTGCTTCTTCTTTCGTTAATTCTTCCGGTACAGGTTCATAACTATATATTTTACTTACAGGTACAAAACCTCCGATAGCCAGTGGTTCATTTTTACCCTGCGACTGATAATAATCCAGATAACAATAGCTACTTGGTGTCATGATCACATCATGTTTTTGTTTGGCTGCTGCAATGCCACCTTCTATACCACGCCAGCTCATTACCGTAGCGTTGGGTGCCAGTCCGCCTTCCAGTATTTCATCCCATCCAATGATCTGCCTGCCTTTTCCGTTCAGGTATTTTTCCATACGCTGTACAAAATAGCTTTGCAGTGCATGTTCATCTTTCAGCCCCAGGGTTTTGATCCGCTGCTGGCATTTAGGACATTTTTCCCAACGTACTTTAGGCGATTCATCGCCACCTATGTGAATATACTTGCTGGGGAATAATTCTATCACTTCATCCAGCACGTCCTGCAGAAAGAGGAACACGCTGTCATTACCAGCGCAATACACATCATCCAGTACGCCCCATTGAGTACCTACTTCATAAGGTCCGCCGGTGCAGCCCAGGTAGGGGTAGGCGGCCAGTGCTGCCAGGGAATGCCCCGGCATTTCTATTTCAGGTACTACCGTTACAAAACGAGCAGCCGCATACTTTACCACGTCTTTTATTTCTTCCTGAGTGTAATAGCCGCCATAAGGGTTGCCATCATATTTTTTATCACTGTAAGGGCCTACCATTGATTCTTTACGGCGGGAAGCAATTTCCTGCAGGCGCGGATATTTTTTTATTTCAATACGCCAGCCCTGGTCCTCCGTCAGGTGCCAGTGGAACGTATTCATCTTGTGCATGGCTAGCAGGTCGATGTACTTTTTGATAAAGTCTACCGGGAAAAAATGACGGCCCACATCCAGGTGTAATCCCCGGTAGGAAAAGCGCGGATAGTCTTCTATGCTTACCGCAGGGATATATAAGGCAGTGGCCTTTTGTACCGGCAGTAACTGGATCAGTGTCTGGATCCCATAGAAGGTACCGCTGCTGTCATTGCCCTTGATAGCGATATGGTTATTATCTACCTGGAGGGTATAACCCTCTTTATGTGTCTGGTCTGCTGTGGTTTGTAATACGATGGCGTTTTTATCGCCGCTGTCTTTTATTTCCAGTTCATAGCCGGTAAGTTCTTTGAGCCAGGCGTTGAAGAGCGCTGCCGTTTGTTTATCAGCAGGTGTGGTGGCTACTAAAACCGTTTGCTTATCCAGCAGAAAAGAGTCTGCGTTTTCTTTCACACTCACAGGCATGGGAATAATACTCACTTTGCCCTTGGGCGCGTTGGCATGCTGGTTGGTGCTGCAGCCCCACAAGCCGAGGCCTGTAAGCAGCAAACAACAACGAAGAATAGTTGTCCGGGTCATGATTGATTTTTTATAACACATGTAAAGGTAGCAATTAGCGAAAAATCCCGGCTACCTGAAAGGGGGCCGGGATCTTAAAATGATCATGCTGTACAGACCATCAGATATCTCTTATAAAAGATCAGTTTTGTATCAGTTTAAGTTCCAGTTCCGATAATACCGGCCGGTGGTCGGAAGCCACTGTTTCCTGTATGATACGGGTGCTGGTAATGACCCACTGGTGCTTGGGCGCCAGCATGATATAATCCAGTTTTAAGGTAGGCTTATCAGCAGGCCAGGTAGGCCCCAGTGGATGGGTGGCATCTGTAAATAATTCTGTCAGCGTTGTAATTTCTTTTGTAGCAGGTATTGCATTAAAATCGCCCGCCAGTATAGTAGGCATTTTAGTGTTTTTAAAATAGGTAGCTATCATGCCGGCTTGGGTAATACGGTCGGCAGGATTATCTTCCGCATCCAGGTGGGCACATGCAAACTGCAGGAGGCTGTCGCCCGGCAGTTTTACCGTTACCAGGCCCATGGCACGGGGTTCAATACCTTTACTCACCGGCAGGGCAATTGTTTTTTGTGAAGCGATAGGCAGGCGGGAAAGTATACCTACCCCATAACCACCACCATCATAATCCATTGCTTTACCAAAATAAGTATACATGCCCGTTAGGGAAGCCAGTTCTTTCAACTGGTTTTGCTGATTGGTACGTTTGGTAACGCTATCTACTTCCTGCAGGGCCACGAGGTCGGGATTGGTAGCCAGGATCACATTGGCAATTCCCTGAAGATCCAGCTCACCTTTCATGTTTTCACCGTGGTGAATGTTGTAGGTGAGTACCTTGAGTGTTTGCGCATGCAGTAGCATGGTGCTGCTGGCACAGGTTAAAACAACCATCAGTAAGATCCGCTTCATAATATTGATTTTAGTAACGATTCCTGTCTTTTATCCCCCGCATGCCTGCAATAACCCCGCCAGTTAAAATTACCTGGTGAAAGCCGCATTCACAGGGCGTCCTATCCATACAGCCGGTGTTTTTAAACCAAATATCCTGGCAATGGTGGCCGCTGTATCATAGGTAACAATGCTTTCTTTTATCTCATTGTTCGCTTTTACCCCTTTTCCTCTGATAATCCATGGAATTTGCATTTCCACCATGGTTTTTCCACCATGTCCTTTATTGATACCTCCATGGTCGGCACTCAGCATAATAATACTATTATCCCACATACCAGCATCTTTAATGGACTGCAATATTTTTCCAAGCAGTACATCATTTTTTTGTACCTGGGTATAATACTCCGGAATATCATGCCCGATAGCATGGCCCACTCCATCCGGCTGGTCAAAATGAATGAACAGGAAGTCAGGTTTCTTTTCCTTGATATAGGCAACAGCCGCCTCGGTGGTAGCTTCATCTGTAGGGCAATGCTGGTCTTTGTTGACCGCAGCCTTTGGAAACAGGTAGCCAATACCTTCCCAGGAATAGATCACCCCTATTTCTGCATTGGGCTTTTTATCCCTTAATAAAGTATATACAGAAGGAAACATGCCGTATTTATCCAGCTCGCGGGATGGTAATTCAGGCGTTTTACTACCCCATTCAGTAAATCCATGTAATTCCGGGCCTGCACCCATTACCATAGAAGCCCAGTTGACCGCGCTGGAAGAAGGAAGTACACTACGTGCCTGCAGGCTCCAGCTGCCGTCCTGCATCATTTGTTTCATATTAGGGATATCTGCTTTAGGAAAGCAATAAGCGCCCAGGCCGTCCATCCCTATCAATATCACATGTTTTACCCCTTTTACCTGCGCATTTACAAAGAAACCGCTTAATAAAAGTCCTGCTGCAATTACTAATTTTTTCATTGTTGGATTTGTTTACGATTGTTCAGCATAAGTTTATCAATACTAAAAGTAGTTTACTTATATTGAAAATCGTAACCCTTCTTAAAAATAGGTCACTTGTTTTTATCAGACAAGGCTTTTTCTGCTAATTCACGGATTAATAATACTTCGCTGGCCTGTGCTACAGCCAGGCCATATTCGGGCACACCGGGAATCCCGCCCATGCTTACATCGGGATTGCGGTACTGCATCTGGCTTTCCACATATCCTTTGGCGGTGGTATGAAATTCTGTAGCACCGGTTTCGTGGATGAGGGCTTCAATATTGGTACTTCTCACACCGGAGCCTACCATAATATTGATGCGGCCAGCTGCCTGCTGTACCAGCTCGCGGAGGAGGCTTACTCCTTCCATGGCGGTATTGCGTTGTCCTGAGGTAAGTATCCGTTCACATCCGATGTCGATGATATCTTCCAATGCCTGCATGGGGTCTTCTGTCATGTCAAAAGCACGGTGAAAGGTTACCCCCATCGGCCAGGCCAGTTCTACCAGCGCTTTGCTGCGTACTTTATCCACTTTACCATCTGCGGTAAGCAGTCCTATCACCACGCCATCACATCCCAGCTGTTTGCAGAGGGAAATATCTTTTTTCATGATGTCAAACTCCAGGTCATCATACAAAAAGTCGCCGCCGCGGGGGCGTATGATAGGGTAGAGGGCAATATTCACCTTTTCCCTTGCCAGCGCAATCGTAGCATAGCTGGGCGTAGTACCCCCTTCCAGTAAATTATCGCACAGTTCAATTCGCTGTGCTCCACCCTCCTGTGCTGCTATGCAGGAAGTCACAGAGGCGGCGCAGATTTCGAGGACGATACTCATGAGTTTTTAGCTTTTAGCTTTTAGCAGTTAGCTTTTAGCTGATCTAAGCGGAACAAAAAAGAGCTAAAACTAACGGTTTAGAAATAAAATGTAATCCCTCGCTGCATTAAGCTAAAAGCTAACTGCTAAGAGCTAACAGCTTTAATAATAAAAACAATCCTTCGCTGCATTAAGCTAATAGCTAAAAGCTAACAGCTAATAGCTCAAAAATAATGTTTCCCATTAATCAGCGTCTGCTTCTCCGCGGTGCTGCCGGTACAAACGGCGTAGCTGAATCCTTTCTGCAGGCAGTAGGCGCCATGTTGTCCTTTTTTGTTGAGGGCCAGGAAGCCTACTTGTATTTCTTTCGCTTTTTGCGGGCTGCGTTTTACGATACGGTTCACCGCTTCCTTGCAGGCAGCTTCCGGCGGATAGCCCTGGCGCATGAGTTCTACTACCAGGTGGCTGCCTACGATCTTGATCACTTCTTCTCCTACGCCGGTGGAGGTAGCCGCACCTATTTCATTGTCTACATATAGTCCTGCCCCGATGATAGGAGAGTCGCCCACACGGCCGTGCAGTTTAAACGCCATACCACTGGTAGTGCAGGCGCCCGACAGGTTGCCCTGGGCATCCAGTGCTACCATGCCGATGGTATCGTGATTATATACATTGCCAGGCAGCATCAGCGGATTAAAGGCGGTAGCGCCTTTTCCATCGTACGACTGGTTTTCAATGTTCATAATAGGTTTGTATTCCGATTTTTTCAGCCATTCCTTCCAGGCTTTTTCCGCTTCAGGGGTGAGCAGGTTTTCTTTTTGGAATCCGTTGGCCAACGCAAACTGTAAAGCGCCGTCACCTACCAGCATCACATGCGGCGTTTTTTCCATTACCAGCCTGGCCACAGAGATAGCATGTGTTACATGTTCCAGGGCAGCTACAGCGCCGCAGTTGCCCAGCTCATCCATGATACAGGCATCGAGGGTAACGCGTCCGTCCCGGTCGGGGTATCCGCTATAACCTACGGTGTGATTATTTGGATCTGCTTCCGGTACTTTTACGCCTGCCTCTACCGCATCCAGCGCGCGGCCGCCATCTTTCAATACTTCCCACGCAGCTTTATTGGCCGCCACGCCAAAGTCCCACGTAGACACCACAATCGGTTTGCCAGCCGTTTTAGCTGCAGCATTTGCAGCCCGTGCAGGCATCCCCGTTACCCCATCTAAAGAGAAAACAGCGGCACCAAGGGCCGCTGCTTTTAAAAATCGTCTACGATCTTGCATAAATATTTAATTTATGAAATTTATCCTCAATCTTTCATCTCCCAGGCTAATGCACTGGCTCCTAATATCGCCGCATCACTTTCTTTCAGTTCGGAGAACAGCAATTTAACTTTATTCTGGAATATAGGGAGCAGGTTTTCTTCCATATGTTTTCTTACCGGATCCATGATCAGATCGCCCGCATTGGTTAAGCCACCAAAGAGGATAATAGCTTCCGGGCTGGAAAACATCACAAAGTTAGCCAGGGCGGCACCCAGTACCTGTCCGGTAAATTCATATATTTCCAATGCCAGGGCATCGCCTTTTATAGCTGCTTCATAGATCACTTTGGAGTTGATCTCTTCCGGTTTGTAATTGCGTAACAGGCTCTTGCATTCCGGACGGTTGTTGAGGAATTCAATGGCTGTTTTGGTAACACCGGTAGCAGAAGCATAAGCCTCCAGTGAACCATGTGCACCGGTACCGGGGTGTAATCTGCCACCGGGGATCACGATGATATGTCCCAGTTCACCGGCAAAACCATCATGCCCGTAGATCAGCTGGCCATTGGCTACGATACCGCTGCCCACACCTGTACCCAGGGTGATCACGATAAAGTCTTTCATACCTCGGGCAGCACCGTAGATCAGTTCTCCCAATGCAGCTGCATTGGCGTCATTGGTTAATACGGTAGGTAAACCAAATTTTTCTTCCAGTAATTTGGCTAAAGGCACGATCCCCTTCCAGCGAAGGTTAGGTGCATATTCAATATTGCCGGTATAAAAGTTACCATTGGGTGCGCCCACACCAATTCCCTTTATATTTTCCATACCGCCTACCTGCTCTATCAGCAGTGCGAGGTGCCCGTGGAGTTCCTCCAGGAAGCCTGTTACCTCTTCATGTTGATTGGTTAGCATACGGCCATCGCACAAAATATTACCTCTGCGATCTACAATGCCAAACTTCGTATTGGTACCACCAATATCAATGCCCACCACTAGTTGCTGACTCATAATCGATTCCTTGGAATTTTAATATGTTTTTAACTCTGATTGCAAAATATGCCAGGTATGCGAAGCATAACACCGGTATTATATAAGACATGTGAATGCCTACCATTGGAATGTCGGCCAATCCGCCCTGTACCGGAGGTACCAAGGCACCACCCAGGATCATCATTACCAGGAAAGAAGCTGCCTGGCTGGTATATTTTCCCAGTCCGGCAATAGATAATGAAAAGATAGAAGGCCACATAACAGAGCAGAACAATCCACCGCTGATAAAAGCAAAGGCTGCTACCATACCGGTAGAGCATAAACCGATGATCATAGCTGTCATACCCATCAAACCAAATATCATCAGGGTTTTGGCAGGTTTTTCCTG encodes:
- a CDS encoding RNA polymerase sigma factor; its protein translation is MEESSDISLLALLKDGDETAFADIYNKYWERLYFMAHKRLQSAQDAEEIVQQVFLNLWHKRADLTIISLPFYLAAMVRYAVYRHMANLQRKKEQTTTLHSTTPQQAPAFDIDNKFLLEMLSKLAGELPEKHRIVFLQHKLLDRPLEEVAVELGVSVRTAEGYVARVMQVMRQKREYLTLAVVFMLIK
- a CDS encoding glycoside hydrolase family 20 protein, translating into MTRTTILRCCLLLTGLGLWGCSTNQHANAPKGKVSIIPMPVSVKENADSFLLDKQTVLVATTPADKQTAALFNAWLKELTGYELEIKDSGDKNAIVLQTTADQTHKEGYTLQVDNNHIAIKGNDSSGTFYGIQTLIQLLPVQKATALYIPAVSIEDYPRFSYRGLHLDVGRHFFPVDFIKKYIDLLAMHKMNTFHWHLTEDQGWRIEIKKYPRLQEIASRRKESMVGPYSDKKYDGNPYGGYYTQEEIKDVVKYAAARFVTVVPEIEMPGHSLAALAAYPYLGCTGGPYEVGTQWGVLDDVYCAGNDSVFLFLQDVLDEVIELFPSKYIHIGGDESPKVRWEKCPKCQQRIKTLGLKDEHALQSYFVQRMEKYLNGKGRQIIGWDEILEGGLAPNATVMSWRGIEGGIAAAKQKHDVIMTPSSYCYLDYYQSQGKNEPLAIGGFVPVSKIYSYEPVPEELTKEEAQYIKGAQGNLWTEYIDNADYAEYMVYPRAVALAEVVWSPKDKRDYDNFLERLKVHVHRLDMKNVNYAKHVFEVRGEIITDSSSGVLLKLDTKLDGGKIVYTTDGSAPTPKSTPYMTPIPVQQTGDIRAAVYQEDKRFGNEYVQTFLFHHALGKKVTLATPPSQNYNPGSEALVNGIEGAEKFSDNQWLGYNGGNMTATIALDSIQDIHLLGLNTLSAKGDWIYPPRQVTFFVSDDGKTFKEVYKQNTFDKNGINQVRGKLDNVRGRYVKVVAENNGKIPAGAPGAGSPAWLFVDEIIVD
- a CDS encoding endonuclease/exonuclease/phosphatase family protein, translated to MKRILLMVVLTCASSTMLLHAQTLKVLTYNIHHGENMKGELDLQGIANVILATNPDLVALQEVDSVTKRTNQQNQLKELASLTGMYTYFGKAMDYDGGGYGVGILSRLPIASQKTIALPVSKGIEPRAMGLVTVKLPGDSLLQFACAHLDAEDNPADRITQAGMIATYFKNTKMPTILAGDFNAIPATKEITTLTELFTDATHPLGPTWPADKPTLKLDYIMLAPKHQWVITSTRIIQETVASDHRPVLSELELKLIQN
- a CDS encoding copper homeostasis protein CutC encodes the protein MSIVLEICAASVTSCIAAQEGGAQRIELCDNLLEGGTTPSYATIALAREKVNIALYPIIRPRGGDFLYDDLEFDIMKKDISLCKQLGCDGVVIGLLTADGKVDKVRSKALVELAWPMGVTFHRAFDMTEDPMQALEDIIDIGCERILTSGQRNTAMEGVSLLRELVQQAAGRINIMVGSGVRSTNIEALIHETGATEFHTTAKGYVESQMQYRNPDVSMGGIPGVPEYGLAVAQASEVLLIRELAEKALSDKNK
- a CDS encoding ROK family protein, whose translation is MSQQLVVGIDIGGTNTKFGIVDRRGNILCDGRMLTNQHEEVTGFLEELHGHLALLIEQVGGMENIKGIGVGAPNGNFYTGNIEYAPNLRWKGIVPLAKLLEEKFGLPTVLTNDANAAALGELIYGAARGMKDFIVITLGTGVGSGIVANGQLIYGHDGFAGELGHIIVIPGGRLHPGTGAHGSLEAYASATGVTKTAIEFLNNRPECKSLLRNYKPEEINSKVIYEAAIKGDALALEIYEFTGQVLGAALANFVMFSSPEAIILFGGLTNAGDLIMDPVRKHMEENLLPIFQNKVKLLFSELKESDAAILGASALAWEMKD
- a CDS encoding alkaline phosphatase; the protein is MKKLVIAAGLLLSGFFVNAQVKGVKHVILIGMDGLGAYCFPKADIPNMKQMMQDGSWSLQARSVLPSSSAVNWASMVMGAGPELHGFTEWGSKTPELPSRELDKYGMFPSVYTLLRDKKPNAEIGVIYSWEGIGYLFPKAAVNKDQHCPTDEATTEAAVAYIKEKKPDFLFIHFDQPDGVGHAIGHDIPEYYTQVQKNDVLLGKILQSIKDAGMWDNSIIMLSADHGGINKGHGGKTMVEMQIPWIIRGKGVKANNEIKESIVTYDTAATIARIFGLKTPAVWIGRPVNAAFTR
- a CDS encoding N(4)-(beta-N-acetylglucosaminyl)-L-asparaginase, whose product is MQDRRRFLKAAALGAAVFSLDGVTGMPARAANAAAKTAGKPIVVSTWDFGVAANKAAWEVLKDGGRALDAVEAGVKVPEADPNNHTVGYSGYPDRDGRVTLDACIMDELGNCGAVAALEHVTHAISVARLVMEKTPHVMLVGDGALQFALANGFQKENLLTPEAEKAWKEWLKKSEYKPIMNIENQSYDGKGATAFNPLMLPGNVYNHDTIGMVALDAQGNLSGACTTSGMAFKLHGRVGDSPIIGAGLYVDNEIGAATSTGVGEEVIKIVGSHLVVELMRQGYPPEAACKEAVNRIVKRSPQKAKEIQVGFLALNKKGQHGAYCLQKGFSYAVCTGSTAEKQTLINGKHYF